In Alphaproteobacteria bacterium US3C007, one genomic interval encodes:
- a CDS encoding lysophospholipid acyltransferase family protein: MIFRSIRATWHHFKYLPLLSAITFSRGRSFARRSQALGVSIGWVLRWYPPARRWFEREFLKIFPDMPRDKRLNICQRMGVHMGRTLFEIYHSKEFQAASHKFHVSGEGLQTLEKAFAAGKGAIVVSGHFGQWEAVRAVLKKRGIETGAVYRRQANRHYQRRLLAGIQATGNPIVSTGRAGTRALVRHLKAGRVIAIMLDEKHPDGARLPFLGRDALTSLSAANLAIKYGIPMIPAFGTRIADGNEFDVEFEAAIPHSDSTTMTQAFNDSLSKRILENPDQWYWLLRRWDGA; this comes from the coding sequence ATGATTTTTCGTTCGATAAGAGCCACCTGGCATCACTTCAAATATCTGCCCTTATTGTCGGCCATAACGTTTTCACGTGGAAGAAGTTTCGCGCGACGGTCGCAGGCTTTGGGGGTTTCGATTGGTTGGGTGCTGCGTTGGTACCCGCCTGCGCGGCGTTGGTTTGAACGTGAATTTTTGAAAATTTTTCCCGATATGCCACGTGATAAGCGGTTAAATATTTGTCAGCGTATGGGCGTTCATATGGGGCGCACCTTGTTTGAAATTTATCACTCGAAAGAATTTCAAGCCGCGTCGCATAAATTTCACGTTTCAGGCGAGGGTTTGCAAACATTGGAGAAGGCCTTTGCAGCGGGCAAGGGGGCCATTGTTGTCTCGGGTCATTTTGGTCAGTGGGAGGCGGTCCGCGCGGTTTTGAAAAAACGCGGTATAGAAACTGGTGCTGTCTATCGTCGGCAGGCCAATCGCCACTATCAAAGGCGGTTACTGGCGGGCATTCAAGCAACAGGAAACCCAATCGTGTCGACCGGGCGCGCCGGCACACGGGCTTTGGTGCGGCATTTGAAAGCAGGGCGCGTTATCGCCATTATGTTAGATGAGAAACATCCCGACGGTGCCCGTCTTCCCTTTTTGGGCAGGGATGCGCTGACCTCGCTTTCGGCGGCAAATTTGGCGATTAAATATGGTATTCCAATGATCCCGGCCTTTGGAACGCGGATTGCCGATGGCAATGAATTTGATGTTGAATTTGAAGCCGCAATTCCGCATTCGGACAGCACAACCATGACCCAGGCGTTCAATGACAGCCTTTCAAAACGGATATTGGAGAATCCAGACCAATGGTATTGGTTGCTGCGGCGCTGGGATGGCGCCTAG
- a CDS encoding TIGR01459 family HAD-type hydrolase yields MTQCINSLAQIAQKYDAIVFDQWGVLHDGSCAYAGAIDCLIGLAKAGHSLSVLSNSGKRAAPNAKRIADMGFSNGLFNQIMTSGEALWHDIDQGKIAQSNFFAIEREQGDALAWAEGLPIELTELHNAQAVLLMGLPDAAKLADWQPVLDQAFAADLPIYCSNPDQHSPRADGLVISAGALARAYSQRSGRVIYYGKPHRPVFQALSTSLQAQRFLMVGDSLEHDIAGAQAVGWDSVLIQKGLYASAFSNADHDVVLKTLLKDLACQPPTYSIKQLQ; encoded by the coding sequence ATGACCCAATGTATCAACAGTTTGGCGCAAATTGCCCAAAAATATGACGCTATTGTTTTTGATCAATGGGGGGTTCTGCATGATGGCAGCTGTGCATATGCAGGCGCGATTGACTGTCTGATTGGCCTCGCCAAGGCCGGGCATTCTTTATCCGTGCTCTCAAATTCAGGCAAACGCGCCGCGCCAAATGCCAAGAGGATCGCTGATATGGGGTTTTCAAATGGACTGTTCAATCAAATTATGACCAGCGGCGAAGCTTTATGGCACGATATCGATCAGGGCAAAATTGCGCAGAGCAATTTTTTCGCGATTGAAAGAGAGCAGGGTGATGCGTTGGCTTGGGCGGAGGGGTTGCCTATTGAACTGACAGAGTTGCACAATGCTCAAGCGGTGCTGTTGATGGGCTTGCCAGACGCGGCCAAACTGGCAGATTGGCAGCCGGTTTTGGATCAAGCTTTCGCCGCAGATTTGCCGATTTATTGCTCGAACCCTGATCAACATTCCCCGCGCGCAGATGGTTTGGTGATCTCGGCAGGCGCGCTGGCGCGGGCTTATTCGCAAAGATCTGGGCGGGTGATATACTATGGAAAACCGCATCGGCCAGTTTTTCAGGCTTTGTCGACCTCTCTTCAGGCGCAGCGTTTTTTAATGGTTGGAGACAGTTTGGAACATGATATTGCGGGTGCGCAGGCCGTCGGATGGGACAGCGTTTTGATACAGAAGGGGCTGTATGCCAGCGCGTTTTCCAACGCCGATCACGATGTGGTTCTAAAAACTCTGTTAAAAGACCTTGCCTGCCAGCCGCCAACCTATTCTATAAAACAGCTGCAATGA
- a CDS encoding cytochrome c maturation protein CcmE encodes MKRMICGVIVSCLLASGALAQTRYFLFPSEVPAFTVQYARMVNVFGIAHSVQTSDAYGIQFSLSDKSESINVVFPGPLPEAFEIGSPVVVQGEFDGERFKATTILAQFSGEYFPIAALDELRSYGVLIEKH; translated from the coding sequence ATGAAACGAATGATTTGTGGGGTGATTGTAAGTTGCCTCTTAGCGTCCGGCGCACTCGCTCAAACCCGCTACTTTTTATTCCCAAGCGAGGTGCCCGCCTTCACCGTGCAATACGCCCGTATGGTAAATGTTTTTGGAATTGCCCATTCCGTTCAAACCAGCGATGCATATGGTATTCAATTTTCGCTTTCCGATAAAAGTGAATCGATCAACGTTGTCTTTCCGGGCCCCTTACCGGAGGCGTTCGAAATCGGAAGCCCCGTTGTTGTTCAGGGCGAATTTGATGGTGAGCGTTTCAAGGCTACCACCATATTAGCACAATTTTCCGGCGAGTATTTCCCCATAGCTGCCCTGGATGAATTGCGATCTTACGGCGTATTAATTGAGAAGCACTGA
- a CDS encoding IclR family transcriptional regulator codes for MQSPTETPSNLRTLLILEVLGKSDRPMTATEINAVLNLPKQTVHRLCATLEEFGFITRLSNSKKYQVARRLREIGAGLLYNSRDHIMRRQILLDVAQEVGETVNFAVPRETGMDYLDRVETGWAFRIQLPIGSRVPFHCTASGKTFLASLPMAKLKSFLATLHLQAMTQNTHVSTATLLTEIAQVRKNGYALDQEEFMDDMVAIAVPVTDPKNRYIAALAFHGPTQRVTISDAIKSKELLQSAARRISESLFD; via the coding sequence ATGCAGAGCCCGACAGAAACCCCAAGCAATTTGCGCACTTTACTAATCCTTGAAGTGCTTGGCAAAAGCGACCGCCCGATGACGGCGACCGAGATCAATGCTGTGTTGAACCTTCCCAAACAGACAGTACATCGTTTATGCGCCACGCTGGAAGAGTTTGGGTTTATCACCCGTTTGAGCAACAGCAAAAAATATCAAGTTGCGCGCCGTTTGCGTGAAATTGGCGCGGGATTGCTTTATAATTCACGCGATCACATCATGCGGCGGCAAATATTATTGGATGTTGCGCAAGAGGTTGGGGAAACTGTGAATTTCGCGGTGCCGCGTGAAACCGGCATGGATTATTTGGACCGTGTCGAAACCGGTTGGGCGTTTCGGATCCAATTGCCAATCGGCTCGCGGGTGCCCTTTCATTGCACTGCCAGTGGGAAGACATTTTTGGCGAGCCTTCCGATGGCCAAACTGAAAAGTTTTTTAGCAACGCTGCATCTGCAAGCGATGACCCAAAACACCCATGTGTCAACAGCAACTCTTTTGACTGAGATTGCTCAAGTTCGAAAGAATGGCTACGCGCTTGATCAAGAAGAGTTTATGGATGATATGGTTGCGATTGCAGTGCCTGTCACGGATCCAAAAAATCGCTATATTGCGGCGCTTGCCTTTCATGGTCCAACGCAGCGCGTGACTATATCCGATGCCATCAAGAGCAAAGAACTGCTCCAATCCGCTGCGCGGCGCATTAGCGAAAGCCTTTTCGACTAG
- a CDS encoding GMC family oxidoreductase N-terminal domain-containing protein, whose translation MRFDYVIVGAGSAGCALANRLSEDGRYRVALIEAGPRDTSPWIHIPVGYFRTMGNPKMDWCYETQEDAGIANRAIPWPRGRVLGGSSSINGLLYVRGQAQDYNGWAQMGCTGWSWSDVLPYFKRSETWEGVDQTGLRGKSGPLSVQNSRLTRDVVDKWVDAAVDAGYKRNPDYNGADQEGVGYFQLTMKGGRRCSSAAAYLAPARTRKNLSIITDAQVEKVVIAEGRATGVQIRRHQRVETISANAEVILSAGAIGSPQLLMLSGIGAGGELSAHGIEVLSDLPGVGKNLQDHLQARPVFKTTLSTVNTEINSYLKKGLIAAKYAFTQRGPMTMAASLGTGFLKTEAHLETPDIQFHIQPWSALKPADGPHKFSAFTASVLQLRPESAGHLTLSSANIDDHPEIHPNYLSTDTDCRTIVKGIQIARRIAQSEPLKSHITEEYAPGVGVALEDEVATLEWARQTSVTIYHPTGTCKMGIDPMAVVDPSLKVKGIRGLRVADASIMPRIVSGNTNAPAIMIGEKASQLVLEDAS comes from the coding sequence ATGAGGTTCGATTACGTCATTGTTGGTGCGGGTTCCGCAGGATGCGCCCTTGCAAATCGCCTATCAGAAGATGGGCGGTATAGGGTTGCGTTGATCGAAGCTGGGCCACGCGATACCAGCCCTTGGATCCATATTCCGGTCGGCTATTTTCGAACCATGGGCAATCCCAAAATGGATTGGTGTTACGAAACCCAAGAGGATGCTGGGATCGCCAATCGGGCGATCCCATGGCCACGTGGGCGGGTCCTTGGCGGGTCCAGCTCGATTAACGGCCTTCTCTACGTGCGTGGCCAAGCACAAGATTATAATGGCTGGGCGCAGATGGGCTGCACGGGCTGGAGCTGGAGCGATGTTCTTCCCTATTTCAAACGGTCCGAAACCTGGGAAGGCGTGGATCAAACCGGACTGCGCGGAAAATCGGGGCCGCTTTCGGTTCAAAACTCAAGATTAACGCGGGATGTGGTTGATAAATGGGTCGATGCCGCGGTGGATGCCGGATATAAGCGTAATCCCGATTATAACGGCGCCGATCAGGAAGGCGTTGGATATTTTCAACTGACCATGAAAGGGGGGCGGCGTTGTTCTTCCGCTGCGGCTTATTTGGCCCCCGCGCGTACGCGCAAAAACCTGAGTATTATCACCGATGCACAGGTCGAAAAAGTGGTGATCGCTGAGGGGCGCGCCACCGGCGTTCAAATTCGCCGGCATCAGCGGGTTGAAACTATTTCGGCAAACGCCGAGGTGATCCTCAGCGCTGGGGCCATTGGTTCGCCGCAGCTTCTCATGCTTTCGGGCATCGGCGCCGGAGGCGAACTTAGCGCGCATGGCATAGAGGTTTTATCAGATCTTCCCGGTGTAGGTAAAAATCTGCAAGATCATCTACAGGCCCGTCCAGTTTTTAAAACTACGCTCAGCACCGTGAATACCGAAATCAACAGCTACTTAAAAAAAGGCTTGATTGCGGCCAAATACGCGTTCACGCAGCGCGGCCCAATGACGATGGCCGCCAGTCTTGGAACCGGCTTCCTGAAAACCGAAGCGCATTTAGAAACGCCAGATATCCAATTTCATATTCAGCCCTGGAGTGCCCTAAAACCCGCGGATGGGCCGCATAAATTTTCGGCTTTCACCGCTTCTGTTTTGCAACTGCGCCCGGAAAGCGCTGGGCATTTAACGCTGAGCTCGGCCAATATCGACGATCACCCAGAAATTCATCCAAATTACCTGTCTACGGACACAGACTGCCGCACAATCGTGAAAGGCATTCAAATCGCGCGCCGGATCGCGCAGTCAGAACCGCTAAAATCTCATATCACGGAAGAATATGCCCCCGGAGTCGGAGTTGCCCTAGAGGATGAGGTAGCCACCCTGGAGTGGGCGCGTCAAACGTCAGTTACAATTTACCATCCAACCGGCACCTGCAAAATGGGCATCGATCCGATGGCGGTTGTGGATCCGTCGCTTAAAGTAAAGGGCATTCGCGGCTTGCGCGTTGCTGATGCCTCAATCATGCCGCGCATCGTCAGCGGCAACACGAATGCACCTGCGATCATGATCGGCGAAAAAGCCAGTCAGCTGGTGTTGGAGGATGCATCATGA